A DNA window from Paenibacillus sp. HWE-109 contains the following coding sequences:
- a CDS encoding SGNH/GDSL hydrolase family protein, whose amino-acid sequence MIYAALGDSITFGENASSFANAYPQLTVSTLNSSSHKATCYVMARPGWTSDDLLDSVIWRGASVIRHAAVVSIWIGGVDLANAALISLRNQQPLAAKQIAANYRRNLGAIVSQIKKGCHARIICCTQYNPFPNSPLAVESVDKLNCITKELAQSYNVSIAPAHTWFDGKQANLIYGYRNGKIEDALSGSLPIHPNDKGHQVIAMGMAPYLIPRK is encoded by the coding sequence ATGATCTATGCAGCTCTTGGAGATTCCATCACATTTGGGGAAAATGCCTCCTCTTTTGCAAATGCTTATCCCCAATTGACCGTATCTACATTAAATTCAAGCTCCCATAAGGCTACTTGTTATGTAATGGCTCGGCCTGGTTGGACCAGCGATGATCTGTTAGATTCAGTGATATGGCGGGGGGCCTCAGTTATTCGGCATGCCGCTGTTGTTTCTATATGGATCGGAGGTGTGGATTTAGCAAATGCAGCATTGATTTCACTTCGAAATCAGCAGCCATTAGCCGCAAAACAAATTGCAGCAAACTATAGACGCAACCTAGGTGCCATTGTATCCCAAATAAAAAAAGGATGCCATGCCCGCATCATCTGCTGCACGCAGTACAATCCATTCCCTAACAGTCCTCTTGCTGTTGAGTCAGTAGACAAACTTAATTGTATAACGAAAGAGCTCGCCCAAAGTTACAATGTAAGTATTGCTCCCGCTCATACATGGTTCGATGGAAAACAAGCGAATCTTATCTATGGATATCGAAATGGAAAAATTGAGGATGCCTTGAGCGGATCTCTGCCCATCCATCCAAATGATAAGGGGCATCAAGTTATTGCAATGGGAATGGCACCCTATCTTATACCTCGTAAGTAG
- a CDS encoding YjcZ family sporulation protein → MGAVGYGASCAGYGSSSAAILVLFILLVIITSAFVW, encoded by the coding sequence ATGGGAGCAGTAGGTTATGGTGCAAGTTGTGCAGGTTACGGTTCAAGCTCAGCAGCTATTTTGGTTCTTTTTATTCTTTTGGTTATCATCACATCAGCTTTTGTATGGTAA
- a CDS encoding spore germination protein — MPSIIGTSKVVTNSGTIINGGSLIIIAPTEISKSFNGASADVTGDHAMTFSLFSTTITLIPIGNGKLSKSRRKRSGTG, encoded by the coding sequence ATGCCATCTATAATCGGTACCTCTAAAGTAGTCACTAACTCAGGGACCATAATCAACGGTGGATCGTTAATAATTATAGCGCCAACTGAAATCTCTAAATCTTTCAATGGTGCCAGCGCCGATGTTACTGGTGACCACGCCATGACATTTTCTTTATTTAGTACAACGATAACATTGATTCCGATCGGTAATGGAAAGTTATCAAAGTCTCGAAGAAAGCGCTCTGGAACTGGCTAG
- a CDS encoding DUF1796 family putative cysteine peptidase, whose translation MKWRDSLGGYKAYISLGSTCQTAFQLKRLGLRKYAGPLDWFASDSIDGVVRLIDHRFNGFMELNQLELIGTTNECFVVRDNANDVISFHDFPLYLTADRWREAYPAFKQKLSRRVDRFLRTIQGQPILFIRTNSKRKEAQELHAALKRLVHGKFQLLIVNNHQEDREDVIYENWGLGGISSVLLPKGEDWRGFNQAWDTCMNGFKLKASSLR comes from the coding sequence ATGAAATGGCGCGATTCCCTAGGTGGTTATAAGGCCTACATTAGTCTGGGTTCCACATGTCAAACAGCATTTCAGCTTAAAAGACTGGGCTTACGTAAATACGCGGGCCCCTTAGATTGGTTTGCTTCCGATTCGATCGACGGAGTGGTACGTTTGATAGATCATCGTTTCAACGGATTTATGGAACTTAACCAGCTTGAACTCATTGGCACTACCAATGAATGCTTTGTTGTAAGAGATAACGCAAATGACGTTATATCTTTCCATGACTTTCCTCTATATCTCACTGCGGATCGATGGCGGGAAGCTTATCCCGCGTTTAAACAAAAGCTCAGCCGACGCGTAGATCGGTTTTTGAGAACTATTCAAGGTCAACCGATTCTTTTTATTAGAACCAATTCGAAAAGAAAGGAAGCGCAGGAGCTACACGCAGCATTAAAAAGGCTAGTGCATGGAAAGTTCCAGCTTCTTATCGTGAATAACCACCAGGAAGATCGCGAAGACGTGATTTACGAAAATTGGGGGCTGGGTGGAATTAGCTCGGTGCTCCTACCGAAAGGAGAAGACTGGAGAGGATTTAACCAAGCTTGGGATACGTGTATGAACGGCTTCAAATTGAAAGCTTCGTCCCTTCGTTGA